Proteins encoded together in one Streptomyces sp. NBC_01216 window:
- a CDS encoding phosphocholine-specific phospholipase C, producing the protein MSPEISRRRLLALGGGALGVAAAGSLLPPSLQAAMAAGPPSGGLAAVRHVVILMQENRSFDHYFGTLRGVRGFGDRNAVELPSGTTVFEQPATAGRTVLPFPIRDAAETQRKDLQYIGALDHSWNGGAAAWHEGWMDGWVTAKTAATMAYYDRRDIPLHYELADTFTVCDAYHSSIHTSTSPNRNHLWSGWTGHEADGRRAVGNDAYAEATHPGYPWPTYAERLEAAGRTWKTYTEWENFTDNNIEFFTRFKEIARKALAPTGGHTFMESFYSAVRGTRDAAERAALLDSLEEGVAALTDAERSLFERGLRRVETGGLADAFRADVAAGTLPEVSYLVPSAIDSEHPGSSSPIASASLVYRVLDALGAHPDVWRHTVVLINYDENDGFFDHVPPPVPAAGDPAGDAERWQGRPTGLGVRVPMLVVSPWSVGGYVCSETFDHTSVIRFLEKLTGVREPQITDWRRAVTGDLTSAFDFHRAHRQPEVEQPGAVPPFTGRWRPQPPAIQRMPVQEPGRRPARPLPYQPDASATVERGEVTVALGNRGKASAHFALYPYAGEFPVPQHRDVRGTAQWKVPVPGDHYRFTITGPNGFRREFEGPAAGGAELRSHIDHHDRDLHLIVRNTGGTPVFFTVRPLGYVDEDDLGDWTRTITVKPGRTRRVVHSAADAHGWYDVEVSAPGGFRRRLMGHIENGRPSVSG; encoded by the coding sequence TTGTCACCCGAGATTTCCCGCAGAAGGCTTCTCGCCCTGGGCGGCGGTGCCCTGGGCGTCGCCGCGGCCGGCTCGCTGCTTCCGCCGTCCCTGCAGGCCGCGATGGCGGCGGGGCCACCGTCCGGGGGGCTGGCGGCCGTCCGGCACGTGGTGATCCTGATGCAGGAGAACCGTTCCTTCGACCACTACTTCGGCACCCTCCGCGGCGTCCGCGGATTCGGCGACCGCAACGCCGTCGAACTGCCCTCCGGCACCACGGTGTTCGAGCAGCCCGCCACGGCCGGCCGGACCGTGCTGCCCTTCCCGATCCGCGACGCGGCCGAGACCCAGCGGAAGGACCTCCAGTACATCGGGGCCCTCGACCACTCCTGGAACGGCGGCGCCGCGGCCTGGCACGAGGGCTGGATGGACGGCTGGGTCACCGCCAAGACCGCCGCCACCATGGCGTACTACGACCGGCGCGACATCCCGCTCCACTACGAACTCGCCGACACCTTCACCGTCTGCGACGCCTACCACTCGTCCATCCACACCTCGACGAGCCCGAACCGCAACCACCTGTGGTCCGGCTGGACCGGCCACGAGGCCGACGGCAGACGGGCCGTCGGCAACGACGCCTACGCCGAGGCCACCCACCCCGGATACCCCTGGCCCACCTACGCCGAGCGACTCGAAGCGGCGGGCCGGACCTGGAAGACGTACACCGAGTGGGAGAACTTCACCGACAACAACATCGAGTTCTTCACCCGCTTCAAGGAGATCGCCCGCAAGGCGCTCGCCCCCACCGGCGGGCACACCTTCATGGAGTCCTTCTACTCCGCCGTCCGGGGTACGCGGGACGCCGCCGAGCGGGCCGCGCTGCTCGACTCCCTTGAGGAGGGCGTCGCCGCCCTCACGGACGCCGAGCGCTCCCTCTTCGAGCGCGGACTGCGCCGGGTGGAGACCGGCGGCCTCGCCGACGCCTTCCGCGCCGACGTGGCCGCCGGCACCCTGCCCGAGGTCTCGTACCTCGTCCCCTCCGCGATCGACTCCGAGCACCCCGGCTCCTCCTCCCCGATCGCCTCCGCCTCTCTGGTCTACCGAGTGCTCGACGCCCTCGGCGCGCATCCGGACGTCTGGCGCCACACCGTCGTACTGATCAACTACGACGAGAACGACGGCTTCTTCGACCATGTGCCGCCGCCCGTGCCGGCCGCCGGCGATCCCGCCGGCGACGCCGAGCGCTGGCAGGGGCGGCCCACCGGCCTGGGTGTCCGCGTCCCCATGCTCGTCGTCTCCCCCTGGTCGGTCGGGGGCTACGTCTGCTCCGAGACCTTCGACCACACCTCGGTGATCCGCTTCCTGGAGAAGCTCACCGGAGTCCGGGAGCCCCAGATCACCGACTGGCGGCGCGCCGTCACCGGCGACCTGACCTCCGCCTTCGACTTCCACCGTGCCCACCGGCAGCCCGAGGTCGAGCAGCCCGGCGCCGTCCCGCCCTTCACCGGCCGCTGGCGGCCCCAGCCACCGGCGATCCAGCGCATGCCGGTCCAGGAGCCGGGCCGCCGACCCGCGCGCCCCCTGCCCTATCAGCCGGACGCCTCCGCGACGGTCGAGCGCGGCGAGGTCACGGTCGCGCTCGGCAACAGGGGGAAGGCGAGCGCGCACTTCGCCCTGTACCCCTACGCGGGGGAGTTCCCCGTCCCCCAGCACCGGGACGTCCGGGGCACGGCTCAGTGGAAGGTCCCCGTCCCGGGGGACCATTACCGCTTCACGATCACCGGCCCGAACGGCTTCCGCCGCGAGTTCGAGGGCCCGGCCGCGGGGGGCGCCGAGCTCCGCTCGCACATCGACCACCATGATCGCGACCTGCACCTCATCGTCCGCAACACCGGCGGCACCCCGGTCTTCTTCACCGTCCGGCCGCTCGGCTACGTCGACGAGGACGACCTCGGCGACTGGACCCGCACGATCACCGTCAAGCCCGGCCGGACCCGCAGGGTCGTGCACTCGGCCGCCGACGCTCACGGCTGGTACGACGTCGAGGTGAGCGCCCCCGGAGGCTTCCGCAGGAGGCTGATGGGACACATCGAGAACGGCCGCCCGAGCGTCTCCGGCTGA
- the gatB gene encoding Asp-tRNA(Asn)/Glu-tRNA(Gln) amidotransferase subunit GatB produces MTVTELLSYDAALASYDPVMGLEVHVELGTKTKMFCGCSTELGAEPNSQTCPTCLGLPGSLPVVNAIGVESAVKIGLALNCEIAEWCRFARKNYFYPDMPKNFQTSQYDEPIAFDGYLDVQLEDGEIFRVEIERAHMEEDTGKSTHIGGATGRIHGASHSLLDYNRAGIPLIEIVTKPIEGAGERAPEVAKAYVAELRELIRALGVSEARMDKGQMRCDVNLSLRPHGTATFGTRSETKNVNSLRSVERAARFEIQRHAAVLTSGGTIVQETRHFHEDDGTTTAGRIKDNAEDYRYFPEPDLVPVAPSRDWVEELRAVLPELPRLRRNRLREEWAVSEHDMQSILNAGAVDLIVATTDAGAPADQARKWWMGELARSANESGKALDELAITPAQVARVTELVASGDLTDKLARQVIEGVLAGEGGPEEVVEKRGLKVVSDEGALGTAVDEAIAGNPAIADKIRGGKVAAVGALVGAVMKATRGQADAARVKELILERLGV; encoded by the coding sequence GTGACCGTCACTGAACTGCTGTCGTACGACGCGGCCCTCGCGTCGTACGACCCCGTCATGGGCCTGGAGGTCCATGTCGAGCTGGGTACGAAGACGAAGATGTTCTGCGGCTGTTCGACCGAGCTGGGCGCCGAACCCAACTCGCAGACCTGCCCGACCTGTCTCGGCCTGCCCGGCTCCCTCCCGGTCGTCAACGCCATCGGCGTCGAGTCCGCCGTCAAGATCGGCCTCGCGCTGAACTGCGAGATCGCCGAGTGGTGCCGCTTCGCCCGGAAGAACTACTTCTATCCGGACATGCCGAAGAACTTCCAGACCTCGCAGTACGACGAGCCGATCGCCTTCGACGGCTATCTGGACGTCCAGCTGGAGGACGGCGAGATCTTCCGCGTGGAGATCGAACGCGCCCACATGGAGGAGGACACCGGCAAGTCGACGCACATCGGCGGCGCGACCGGCCGTATCCACGGCGCCTCGCACTCGCTGCTCGACTACAACCGGGCCGGCATCCCGCTCATCGAGATCGTCACCAAGCCGATCGAGGGCGCGGGCGAACGGGCCCCCGAGGTCGCCAAGGCGTACGTCGCCGAGCTGCGCGAGCTGATCCGCGCGCTGGGCGTCTCCGAGGCGCGGATGGACAAGGGCCAGATGCGCTGCGACGTGAACCTGTCGCTGCGCCCCCACGGCACCGCGACCTTCGGCACCCGCTCGGAGACCAAGAACGTCAACTCGCTCCGTTCCGTGGAGCGGGCGGCGCGCTTCGAGATCCAGCGCCACGCGGCCGTGCTGACCTCCGGCGGCACGATCGTGCAGGAGACCCGGCACTTCCACGAGGACGACGGCACCACCACGGCGGGCCGGATCAAGGACAACGCCGAGGACTACCGGTACTTCCCGGAGCCCGACCTCGTCCCGGTCGCCCCGTCCCGTGACTGGGTCGAGGAGCTGCGGGCCGTGCTGCCCGAGCTGCCGCGACTGCGCCGCAACCGGCTGCGCGAGGAGTGGGCCGTCTCCGAGCACGACATGCAGTCGATCCTCAACGCGGGTGCCGTCGACCTGATCGTCGCCACCACGGATGCGGGAGCCCCCGCGGACCAGGCCCGCAAGTGGTGGATGGGTGAACTGGCCCGTTCCGCGAACGAGTCGGGCAAGGCCCTGGACGAGCTGGCCATCACCCCGGCGCAGGTCGCCCGGGTGACCGAGCTGGTGGCCTCCGGCGACCTCACCGACAAGCTCGCCCGCCAGGTCATCGAGGGTGTCCTCGCGGGCGAGGGCGGCCCGGAGGAGGTCGTCGAGAAGCGCGGCCTGAAGGTCGTCTCCGACGAGGGCGCGCTCGGCACGGCCGTCGACGAGGCCATCGCCGGCAACCCGGCCATCGCCGACAAGATCCGCGGTGGCAAGGTCGCGGCGGTCGGCGCGCTGGTGGGCGCGGTCATGAAGGCGACCCGCGGCCAGGCGGACGCGGCCCGCGTGAAGGAGCTCATCCTGGAGCGCCTGGGCGTCTGA